The Clostridia bacterium genome contains a region encoding:
- a CDS encoding dihydrodipicolinate synthase family protein, producing the protein MYKPQGIYVAMVTPFDEAGEVDEKALRNMVEFYVQAGVDGVFSAGSSGEFIHLGPRGCVEANRIVADQVRGRIEVLAGASASRPRDCVAIAQRAKEDGCQAAVICPPPYYRLSQDMIRYHYELIAEQVNFPLVLYNIPMFTNPISPEIIGKLSRLPNIVGLKDSSGSMVDFMAAIDAVQRNDGDLQFLTGREENLFASLIVGGAGCIGGGAAVVPEAMVAIYRAYQMGNHERLRCLQLSIVQLVRIMMSLPFPVGFKVGLELRGMPAGELQQPLSPEAEAEIEKVRPQIQALIREVLHTATCACGNRCA; encoded by the coding sequence TTGTATAAACCCCAAGGCATTTATGTAGCTATGGTAACACCATTTGATGAGGCTGGAGAGGTTGACGAAAAGGCCTTACGGAATATGGTCGAGTTTTATGTCCAGGCTGGAGTAGACGGGGTCTTTTCTGCCGGTTCGAGTGGAGAATTCATCCATTTAGGACCCCGAGGTTGTGTTGAAGCCAATCGGATAGTGGCCGACCAAGTGCGGGGTCGGATCGAGGTTTTAGCAGGAGCCAGCGCCTCACGGCCGAGGGATTGCGTGGCCATTGCTCAAAGAGCAAAGGAAGACGGCTGCCAAGCAGCAGTCATTTGCCCTCCACCATATTACCGCCTTAGCCAGGATATGATTCGGTACCATTACGAACTGATTGCCGAGCAGGTAAATTTTCCTTTGGTGTTGTACAATATACCTATGTTTACCAACCCCATTAGCCCTGAAATTATTGGGAAGCTATCTCGTCTGCCCAACATTGTAGGCTTAAAGGACTCTAGCGGCTCCATGGTGGACTTTATGGCTGCTATTGATGCGGTGCAGCGCAATGATGGCGACCTCCAATTTCTGACGGGGCGCGAGGAAAACTTGTTTGCTTCCTTGATAGTAGGTGGTGCTGGCTGCATCGGTGGAGGAGCGGCAGTGGTGCCGGAGGCCATGGTGGCCATCTACCGCGCCTACCAAATGGGTAACCATGAGCGACTGCGCTGCTTACAGCTTTCCATTGTTCAATTGGTGCGAATCATGATGTCCTTGCCGTTCCCGGTTGGTTTCAAGGTTGGGCTGGAACTTCGCGGCATGCCGGCTGGAGAGCTACAGCAGCCTTTAAGCCCTGAGGCTGAGGCCGAGATTGAGAAGGTACGGCCGCAAATTCAGGCGTTGATTCGGGAGGTCTTGCATACCGCTACGTGCGCTTGCGGAAATCGCTGCGCCTAG
- a CDS encoding glycerate kinase: MRIIVAPDSFKESLTAVEAAAAIANGIRQVLPEAKIEEVPVSDGGEGLVEALVSATGGKMVSCQVT; the protein is encoded by the coding sequence GTGCGCATAATCGTAGCCCCTGACTCCTTTAAAGAAAGCCTGACCGCAGTGGAAGCCGCGGCTGCCATTGCCAATGGTATCCGGCAAGTGCTGCCGGAAGCAAAGATCGAGGAGGTTCCAGTTTCTGACGGTGGGGAGGGTCTAGTTGAGGCCTTGGTTAGCGCTACAGGAGGAAAAATGGTTAGCTGCCAAGTTAC